A genomic segment from Scomber japonicus isolate fScoJap1 chromosome 11, fScoJap1.pri, whole genome shotgun sequence encodes:
- the chmp2ba gene encoding charged multivesicular body protein 2Ba, producing MASLFKKKTVDDIIKEQSKELRGTQRQITRDRAALEKQEKQMEAEIKKMAKSGNREACKILAKQLVQLRKQKNRTYAVSSKVTSMSTQTKVMNSQMKMAGAMSSTAKTMQAVNKKMDPQKTLKTMQDFQKENMKMGMTEEMINDTLDEIFDESGDEEESQDIVNQVLDEIGIEITGKMVRAPAAGKSVPSAASSSKQATISDDEIERQLRALGVD from the exons ATGGCTTCCCTTTTCAAGAAGAAGACTGTCGATG ACATTATCAAAGAACAATCAAAGGAGCTGCGCGGTACTCAGAGACAGATCACCAGGGACAGAGCCGCGCTGGAGAAGCAAGAGAAACAAATG GAGGCAGAGATCAAGAAAATGGCTAAGAGCGGTAACCGGGAGGCATGTAAGATCCTCGCCAAGCAGCTAGTCCAGTTGCGGAAGCAGAAGAACCGCACCTACGCTGTCAGCTCCAAGGTCACCTCCATGTCTACGCAGACCAAGGTCATGAACTCCCAAATGAAGATGGCCGGTGCCATGTCCTCCACAGCCAAG ACGATGCAAGCAGTGAACAAAAAGATGGATCCACAGAAGACCCTGAAGACCATGCAAGACTTCCAGAAGGAGAACATGAAGATGGGCATGACTGAAGAAATGA TAAACGACACATTGGATGAGATCTTTGACGAGTCTGGGGATGAAGAAGAATCTCAGGACATTGTCAACCAGGTCCTGGATGAGATCGGCATTGAGATCACAGGAAAG atggTGAGAGCTCCAGCTGCAGGAAAGAGCGTCCCCAGTGCTGCCTCCTCCTCTAAACAAGCCACCATCTCTGACGACGAGATTGAGAGACAGCTCCGAGCCCTGGGAGTGGACTAA
- the vgll3 gene encoding transcription cofactor vestigial-like protein 3, which yields MSCLDVMYHQSYGAHYLPAAAYKATYYNPDHQQQQRKLSAHSKMQNCLGQQQQGGRGMLSRDQGLRQVPGTDSGCISASDSELKDGTQPAGAEYLNSRCVLFTYFQGDISDVVDEHFSRALSQSSTFNSETKPIRMTQPSVSTTAGSWKDGVSHSEGQSSSVWNSTYPSQASSCLPSVSVSVHPDFSPSPVSFNHPDGALWAGHVLTQASLPPLAALPDSWTYNLNSQSPSGYPSVHDVYPPHPHAHIHTRHHHPMLHSYPTHSAALDTRFGPLLLPSVRNQSQPAASAGSSPHSEGVKTEMDSSSPIMATSITWTPSPLHGSLEVYDSALDQTKAKSSVWF from the exons ATGAGTTGCTTGGATGTGATGTACCATCAGAGCTATGGAGCGCACTACCTCCCTGCAGCGGCGTACAAGGCAACGTACTATAACCCAGATCACCAGCAACAACAG agGAAGCTGAGTGCTCACAGTAAGATGCAGAATTGTTTGGGACAACAGCAGCAAGGAGGACGAGGGATGCTGTCCAGGGATCAGGGCCTCCGACAGGTTCCTGGAACCGATTCAGGCTGTATATCCGCATCCGATTCAGAACTTAAGGATGGTACTCAACCAGCAGGAGCAGAGTACTTAAACTCCCGGTGCGTGTTGTTTACCTACTTCCAAGGAGACATCAGTGACGTGGTAGACGAGCACTTCTCCCGGGCTCTGAGTCAGTCCAGCACTTTCAACAGCGAGACCAAGCCGATCAGAATGACTCAGCCATCTGTATCAACCACTGCTGGTTCATGGAAAG ATGGTGTGTCTCACTCTGAGGGTCAGAGCAGCTCAGTTTGGAACAGCACATATCCATCCCAGGCCAGTTCCTGCCTCCCATCTGTCTCCGTCTCAGTTCACCCAGACTTCTCTCCCAGCCCCGTTTCCTTCAACCATCCCGATGGAGCTCTGTGGGCGGGCCATGTGCTCACCCAGGCCAGCCTTCCGCCTCTAGCAGCCCTCCCCGACAGCTGGACCTACAACCTGAACTCCCAAAGCCCGAGCGGTTATCCCAGTGTCCACGACGTCTACCCCCCTCACCCCCATGCTCACATCCACACTAGGCACCACCACCCCATGCTCCATTCCTATCCAACCCACAGTGCAGCATTAGATACCAGGTTTGGTCCTCTGCTGCTGCCCAGTGTTAGGAACCAGAGCCAGCCAGCTGCCAGTGCTGGCAGCTCCCCCCACAGTGAGGGGGTGAAGACAGAGATGGATTCCAGCAGCCCCATCATGGCTACCTCTATCACCTGGACCCCCTCACCCCTCCATGGATCCTTGGAGGTGTACGACTCAG CTCTTGATCAGACCAAAGCAAAGTCATCAGTTTGGTTCTAA